One genomic region from Ewingella sp. CoE-038-23 encodes:
- a CDS encoding virulence factor SrfC family protein codes for MTSTHTELLNSQLTQIASGVTQAIQWIESNRQQSPRLNMEADRLKLKLRRQRHKAENLAISASQNPGIGLYGYSQAGKSYLLNALTAGENGRLETLLGDRVLDYFSHINPSSQATTLVTRFTRLSESADSQWPVQLTLLSEAELIKIAALDAATQGPHAEWDQQQILTHLHSLSLHRQPDAIDGLTGDDVVAIWDMLARTDAKADRLRALHFWPAAVELAPYLGIDDRARLFSILWNEASHATAFYRHFAHVLQQLEGATQVLAPLSVLVDDHLLPADGIMSPITLTADFETESRGQSLSVRPVHQGVAGQPVEISLVELTVLTAELLLPLLSAPQEALFEQVDLLLFPTQADARELGTTHSLLSPGLLHAKNAGMLERYTENQQVNSLLVCTAAGNRGAVKSVSKALDNWVKQTQGENAQIRSQRKPGLIWALTPFDQRITHSEHFDETVQRHVGTPGDAWGTMLAMDKRGIERMASWLTAEVTPANKLARLGEQRDELRRVLTDNLLGSWLPSSNEQELEQKQKIAESLLKALQTRAGVHGELLERLLPAREDLRRLYLQQFDIQPAANITGGGATAPVLTETFGIGISIDLFSDEPLDAPVEDQHAAQPPVAETDFARQTQHYWINHLRGLPDNAPLVDLLGIGKPGVEMLVEEVITAAVRMDVAGMLSGVLEETQQSAAASESQADRQVSRVLTVMGDFVAWLGFLQIEESQRPDSRINRGHKIFAKPAKNWSTSQRLTKLTLAPANNTAFYIYDWLVALNDVIIQNAGYSAGREIPLAQRERLGEILQQIRDE; via the coding sequence ATGACTTCAACCCACACCGAACTTCTCAACAGCCAGCTGACCCAGATCGCCAGCGGCGTCACTCAGGCCATACAGTGGATTGAGAGTAACCGCCAGCAGTCGCCGCGCCTGAATATGGAAGCCGACCGCCTGAAGCTGAAGCTGCGCCGCCAACGCCACAAGGCCGAGAATCTTGCCATCTCAGCATCACAGAATCCTGGGATTGGGCTTTATGGCTACTCCCAGGCGGGTAAATCTTATCTGCTGAATGCCCTCACTGCCGGGGAAAACGGCAGGCTGGAAACGCTGCTGGGCGATCGCGTTCTCGACTATTTCAGCCATATCAACCCCAGCAGTCAGGCCACCACGTTGGTCACTCGCTTTACGCGTCTGTCAGAGAGCGCGGACTCGCAGTGGCCGGTGCAACTAACGCTGCTTAGCGAAGCCGAGCTGATAAAAATCGCCGCGCTGGATGCCGCGACCCAAGGCCCGCACGCCGAGTGGGATCAGCAACAGATCCTGACTCACCTGCACAGCCTCTCTTTGCATCGCCAGCCCGACGCCATTGACGGCCTGACCGGCGATGACGTGGTGGCTATCTGGGACATGTTGGCGCGCACGGATGCTAAAGCCGACCGGCTGCGCGCCCTGCACTTCTGGCCTGCGGCGGTGGAACTGGCGCCTTATCTGGGCATTGACGATCGCGCCCGCCTGTTTTCCATTCTGTGGAATGAAGCCAGCCACGCCACGGCGTTTTACCGCCATTTCGCCCACGTTTTGCAACAACTGGAGGGTGCGACGCAGGTTCTGGCGCCTCTCAGCGTGCTGGTGGATGACCACCTGCTGCCCGCCGATGGGATAATGAGTCCGATCACCCTAACCGCCGACTTTGAGACGGAATCGCGAGGTCAGAGCCTGTCGGTTCGCCCGGTGCACCAGGGCGTGGCCGGGCAGCCGGTTGAGATTTCTCTGGTGGAATTGACGGTGTTGACCGCCGAACTGCTGCTGCCGTTACTGTCCGCGCCGCAGGAAGCGCTGTTTGAACAGGTTGACCTGCTGCTGTTCCCCACTCAGGCCGATGCCCGCGAGTTGGGAACCACCCACAGTCTGCTGTCGCCGGGCCTGTTGCACGCCAAAAACGCCGGAATGCTGGAGCGATATACGGAAAATCAGCAGGTCAATTCGCTATTAGTCTGCACCGCCGCCGGGAACCGTGGCGCAGTGAAAAGCGTCAGCAAAGCGCTGGATAACTGGGTGAAACAGACCCAAGGCGAAAACGCGCAGATCCGCAGCCAGCGCAAGCCGGGCCTGATTTGGGCGCTGACGCCATTCGACCAGCGCATCACTCACAGCGAGCATTTCGATGAAACAGTGCAGCGCCACGTTGGCACCCCCGGCGATGCCTGGGGCACCATGCTGGCGATGGACAAACGAGGCATTGAGCGCATGGCCAGCTGGCTCACCGCCGAGGTGACTCCGGCCAACAAACTGGCGCGCCTAGGCGAGCAGCGCGACGAACTGCGCCGCGTGCTGACCGACAACCTGCTGGGAAGCTGGCTGCCCTCTTCCAATGAGCAAGAGTTAGAGCAGAAGCAGAAAATTGCCGAAAGCTTACTCAAAGCGCTGCAAACCCGCGCGGGCGTTCATGGCGAACTGCTCGAGCGCCTGCTGCCCGCCCGCGAGGATCTGCGCCGCCTCTACTTGCAGCAGTTCGACATTCAGCCCGCCGCCAACATCACCGGCGGCGGCGCGACTGCTCCTGTTCTGACGGAAACCTTTGGTATTGGGATCAGCATCGACCTGTTCAGCGACGAACCGCTGGATGCGCCGGTCGAGGATCAGCACGCCGCCCAGCCGCCTGTGGCCGAAACCGACTTTGCGCGCCAAACCCAGCATTACTGGATTAACCACCTGCGCGGCCTGCCGGACAATGCGCCGCTGGTGGATTTGCTCGGCATTGGCAAGCCGGGGGTCGAAATGCTGGTGGAAGAGGTGATCACCGCCGCGGTGCGGATGGACGTCGCGGGCATGCTATCTGGCGTGCTGGAAGAGACTCAGCAATCCGCCGCCGCCAGCGAAAGTCAGGCCGATCGTCAGGTGTCACGCGTGCTGACGGTGATGGGTGACTTTGTGGCCTGGCTGGGCTTCTTGCAGATTGAGGAGTCGCAGCGCCCGGACAGCCGCATTAACCGTGGCCACAAGATCTTCGCCAAGCCAGCGAAAAACTGGAGCACCTCCCAACGTCTAACCAAGCTGACGCTGGCACCCGCTAATAACACCGCGTTCTACATTTACGACTGGTTAGTGGCGCTGAATGACGTGATTATCCAAAACGCCGGATACTCCGCCGGGCGCGAAATTCCGCTAGCACAGCGCGAGAGGCTGGGAGAGATTTTGCAGCAGATACGCGACGAGTAA
- a CDS encoding virulence factor SrfB: MLASIPDYKQRITLIKNSGIQFLDFALTPQIDEDLPSKFVRKSANGPLLRLDHDPLTGKYSLPVPGAQVEVVRPESSISLAQSLALLEKIWLPLPFLRFTPPRNFSGGPDNWARMQVIALDKPDNEGHTHRIILAFDTKVYADAAELEEGQQPEQLTPNDNDIKTGASFALAFYNDELSDFLDLTWVDGWLREAFSQQAIQRENRNPRDIKTALREFEYQAHYLNLLEMLGTQLSIPEIKISTSTLQEPAINVDLILDVGNSHTCGILVEESPDESNGLKQTYELQIRDLSQPHLQYNELFESRIEFAEAHFGKQNFSVESGRDDAFIWPSIVRVGREASRMALTRQGTDGSTGLSSPRRYLWDEESYAPGWRFSQSSGRSAQEPAATALPQTFLFNDEGQPLFTVPVDERLPVFSPHYSRSSIMTFMLSELLAQALMQINSAAQRMKMIHSAAPRRLRNIILTLPSAMPKPEREIFRRRMLEAIGVVWKAMGWHPADEEFTTAAQRALSQVPVPEVQMEWDEATCGQMVYLYNESQVNFAGRTEAFFASMARPDKELAEGETVGKTLRIASIDIGGGTTDLAITQYWLDDGVGNNVKILPRLLFREGFKVAGDDILLDVIQLYVLPALQGALKKAGIANPEPLMDKLFGHEGRMDGLSILRQQVTLQIFMPVGRAILEAYESFDPLDTSAEIETRFCDLLEQLPTQKVRDHINSEVQRELRNDAAPFDILQVPLILNLSKLHAEFLSPRMHITQQLRSLCEVVALYSCDVLLLTGRPSRFPGIQALFRLLQPLPANRILSLDGYHTSDWYPFNKLGRIDNPKSTAAVGAMLCLLSLDLRLNSFYFKAGDFQPYSTIRYLGMLDSNNALTGENVYYSDIDLDQPDFQLSQEVSFQMRGPLCLGFRQLDNDRWPASPLYTLSINDHKLARRIAGDNVLTLKLKVSKQGDGDSPEQVEIAQAALQDGTPVPTDHLRLKLNTLAASGSGATHYWIDSGSVFKK; the protein is encoded by the coding sequence ATGCTGGCATCTATTCCTGATTATAAACAGCGTATTACGCTGATTAAGAACAGCGGCATCCAGTTTCTGGACTTCGCCCTGACGCCGCAGATTGATGAAGATCTGCCGTCCAAATTCGTCCGCAAAAGCGCCAACGGCCCGCTGCTGCGCCTCGACCACGATCCGCTGACCGGCAAATACTCCCTGCCAGTGCCGGGTGCGCAGGTTGAAGTGGTGCGCCCTGAATCCAGTATTTCGCTGGCCCAGTCCCTCGCGCTGCTGGAGAAAATCTGGCTGCCGTTGCCGTTCCTGCGTTTTACGCCGCCGCGCAACTTCTCCGGCGGGCCGGATAACTGGGCGCGGATGCAGGTGATTGCGCTGGATAAGCCGGATAACGAAGGCCACACCCATCGCATTATTTTGGCATTTGATACCAAGGTTTATGCTGACGCCGCTGAATTGGAAGAGGGCCAACAGCCCGAGCAGCTGACGCCAAACGACAATGACATCAAGACCGGCGCCAGTTTCGCCTTAGCTTTTTACAATGATGAGCTGAGTGACTTCCTCGACCTGACCTGGGTGGACGGCTGGTTGCGCGAAGCATTCAGCCAGCAGGCGATTCAGCGCGAAAACCGCAATCCGCGTGATATCAAAACCGCCCTGCGCGAATTTGAATATCAGGCGCACTACCTGAATTTGTTGGAAATGCTGGGTACCCAGCTGTCGATCCCTGAAATCAAAATCAGCACCAGCACGCTGCAAGAACCGGCGATCAATGTGGATCTGATTCTGGACGTCGGCAACTCCCACACCTGCGGTATTTTAGTGGAAGAAAGCCCTGACGAAAGCAACGGTCTGAAGCAGACTTACGAGCTGCAAATCCGCGATTTAAGTCAGCCGCATCTACAATATAACGAACTGTTTGAAAGCCGGATTGAGTTCGCGGAGGCGCATTTCGGCAAGCAAAACTTCTCGGTGGAAAGTGGCCGCGACGACGCCTTCATCTGGCCTTCTATCGTCCGCGTCGGGCGCGAAGCCAGCCGCATGGCGCTGACGCGTCAGGGCACCGACGGCTCCACCGGGCTTTCCAGCCCGCGCCGCTACCTGTGGGATGAAGAGAGCTACGCGCCGGGCTGGCGATTCAGCCAGAGTAGCGGTCGTTCCGCGCAGGAACCGGCGGCCACCGCGCTGCCGCAAACTTTCCTGTTCAATGACGAAGGCCAGCCACTGTTCACCGTGCCGGTGGACGAGCGCCTGCCAGTGTTCTCGCCGCACTACAGCCGCAGCTCGATCATGACCTTTATGCTTTCCGAGCTGCTGGCGCAGGCGCTGATGCAAATCAACAGCGCCGCGCAGCGTATGAAGATGATCCACTCTGCCGCGCCGCGTCGGCTGCGCAATATCATCCTGACGCTGCCTTCGGCGATGCCGAAACCCGAACGCGAAATTTTCCGTCGCCGCATGCTTGAGGCGATAGGCGTGGTGTGGAAAGCCATGGGCTGGCACCCGGCTGATGAAGAGTTCACCACGGCGGCTCAACGCGCGTTAAGCCAGGTTCCGGTGCCAGAGGTGCAGATGGAGTGGGACGAAGCCACCTGCGGCCAAATGGTCTACCTGTATAATGAATCTCAGGTGAATTTTGCCGGGCGTACCGAGGCATTCTTTGCCAGCATGGCGCGCCCGGACAAAGAGTTGGCCGAAGGAGAAACCGTAGGCAAAACTCTGCGCATCGCCTCGATAGATATTGGCGGCGGCACCACCGACTTGGCTATCACCCAGTATTGGCTGGACGACGGCGTGGGCAATAACGTGAAAATCCTTCCACGTTTGCTGTTCCGCGAGGGCTTTAAGGTGGCGGGAGATGACATCCTGCTCGACGTGATCCAGCTCTACGTGCTGCCTGCGTTGCAAGGCGCACTAAAGAAGGCCGGCATCGCCAACCCCGAGCCGCTAATGGACAAGCTGTTTGGTCATGAAGGCCGGATGGACGGCCTGTCGATTCTGCGCCAGCAGGTCACTTTACAGATCTTCATGCCGGTCGGCCGCGCGATCCTCGAAGCCTATGAAAGCTTCGACCCGTTAGACACCAGCGCCGAAATCGAAACGCGCTTCTGCGATCTGCTCGAGCAGCTGCCGACGCAAAAAGTTCGCGATCACATTAACAGCGAAGTGCAGCGCGAACTGCGCAACGACGCCGCGCCATTCGACATTCTACAAGTGCCGTTAATCCTCAATCTGAGCAAGCTGCACGCCGAGTTTTTGTCGCCGCGCATGCACATCACCCAGCAGCTGCGCTCGCTGTGCGAAGTAGTGGCGCTCTACTCTTGCGACGTGCTGCTGCTGACCGGCCGCCCTTCCCGCTTCCCGGGCATTCAGGCGCTGTTCCGCCTGCTCCAGCCTTTACCGGCCAACCGCATTTTGTCCCTTGATGGTTATCACACCAGCGATTGGTATCCGTTTAACAAGTTAGGCCGAATCGATAACCCGAAATCCACCGCCGCCGTCGGCGCGATGCTCTGCCTGCTATCGCTGGACCTGCGCCTGAACAGCTTCTATTTCAAGGCGGGCGACTTCCAGCCGTACTCGACTATTCGCTATCTCGGTATGCTCGACAGCAATAACGCGCTGACCGGGGAGAACGTCTATTACAGCGATATCGACCTCGACCAGCCGGATTTCCAACTCAGCCAAGAGGTGAGTTTCCAGATGCGCGGCCCGCTGTGCCTGGGTTTCCGCCAGTTGGACAATGACCGCTGGCCCGCGTCGCCGCTCTATACCTTGTCGATTAACGATCACAAACTGGCGCGACGCATCGCCGGAGATAACGTGCTGACCCTGAAGCTAAAAGTGAGCAAGCAAGGCGATGGCGACAGCCCCGAGCAAGTGGAAATCGCCCAAGCGGCACTTCAGGACGGCACGCCGGTGCCGACCGACCATCTGCGACTGAAATTGAATACCCTGGCGGCCAGTGGCTCAGGTGCCACTCACTACTGGATCGACAGCGGGAGCGTATTTAAGAAATGA
- a CDS encoding type II toxin-antitoxin system HipA family toxin: MEYLTLQAFLQNQWVDMAHITFPESENNAFRITELHYDSDYAIENLGRDDNHAVSLNHPVSLFFENEGPRGWLKFLDDIIPSGASRRYWANYLDLEGMAADQQDFVLLRHGTMSPVGNLRIKESLPEYHPLAEQLFFTLDDVKNRASDFLDYAQQRGAAAGGATGAGGEAPKLLLRCSQEGRIWIDTYQNDSLNRDTHYLVKFPRGGRSEVDCNILRAEFHFYHELAAMGFDTIPTQHMRLEEGLTYPSLWLPRFDICFVDDNQIKRFGMESVYSALRKTPGTTLYHEEAIRALINKITHGDTVIEQGFDFDIPAFVIEWVRRDLLNIIFGNSDNHGRNTSLLKDERSIRLAPIYDFAPMKADPEGIARTTKWSAPLEIGGEYDFTGIAAALNDLVPAETLLEALRETAQQLLGLKARLVDRGVPEQIINMPGIGFDFIAEKLRRWGLL, from the coding sequence ATGGAATATTTAACGCTACAAGCTTTCCTGCAAAATCAATGGGTGGATATGGCGCACATCACCTTCCCAGAAAGTGAAAACAACGCTTTTCGAATCACTGAACTCCATTATGATTCAGACTATGCCATTGAAAATCTCGGCCGCGATGATAATCACGCGGTGTCACTGAATCACCCTGTTTCTCTATTTTTTGAGAACGAAGGCCCACGCGGCTGGCTGAAATTCCTTGATGATATTATTCCAAGCGGGGCCAGCAGGCGCTATTGGGCAAACTATCTGGATCTTGAGGGTATGGCGGCCGACCAGCAGGATTTTGTATTACTGCGCCACGGCACCATGTCGCCGGTCGGCAATTTAAGGATTAAAGAGTCACTCCCCGAATATCACCCTCTGGCTGAACAGCTATTTTTTACCCTCGACGATGTGAAAAATAGAGCTTCGGATTTTCTGGATTATGCCCAGCAGCGCGGAGCTGCCGCCGGGGGGGCGACAGGCGCGGGCGGCGAAGCACCAAAACTCTTACTAAGATGCAGTCAGGAAGGGCGAATTTGGATTGATACCTACCAGAACGATTCACTCAATCGAGATACCCACTATCTGGTGAAGTTCCCGCGCGGAGGCCGCAGTGAGGTTGACTGCAATATTCTGCGGGCTGAATTCCATTTCTATCACGAACTCGCGGCAATGGGTTTTGATACCATCCCAACTCAACATATGCGTCTTGAGGAAGGTCTAACCTACCCTTCTTTATGGCTACCGAGATTTGATATTTGTTTCGTAGATGATAACCAGATCAAACGCTTTGGCATGGAATCAGTCTATTCAGCATTAAGAAAAACACCCGGCACGACGCTGTATCATGAGGAAGCCATCAGGGCGCTTATCAATAAAATCACCCACGGCGACACCGTGATTGAACAGGGATTTGACTTTGATATTCCAGCCTTTGTGATTGAATGGGTGCGCCGCGATTTGCTCAATATTATCTTTGGCAATAGTGATAACCATGGGCGTAACACGTCGCTGCTGAAGGATGAACGCAGCATTCGTCTGGCGCCGATATACGACTTCGCACCAATGAAGGCTGACCCGGAAGGGATAGCCAGAACCACTAAATGGAGTGCGCCATTAGAAATCGGTGGTGAGTATGATTTTACGGGTATAGCGGCAGCGCTTAATGACCTTGTTCCAGCGGAAACGCTGTTAGAGGCTTTGAGGGAAACGGCTCAACAGCTCCTCGGCCTTAAAGCAAGGTTGGTGGACAGAGGCGTGCCTGAACAGATTATTAACATGCCGGGGATCGGCTTTGACTTTATTGCTGAAAAACTGCGTCGTTGGGGGCTGCTATGA